ATAGAAACGCTTCCGGCGTTCCGCCAACCCAGATATCTCCCTTGCGGGTTGTTTCGTCCAGGCTCAACAATGTAATTGCTACAAATCGACCAATTGGCATCGATTGCTTTAGCTGCTGATTAAGTTCCAGCACGATATCGCGAATAGATCGACTTCGGGTGGTCATGCGATAGAACAACGCCAAGACCGGCAGCACGCTGATCGCTGCAGTTAGGCCATGGCCTGTGGCGTCTGCGAGTAATGCGTAAAAACGACCGTCAGGGGATCGGGATGCAGCGACGATATCGCCACTGAAATTTTCTGCTGCGATTACTTTGTAGCGTAGTCGGGGGTCTTGTAATTCACTACGGTGCAACTGCTTTTCCATCAAGCGAAGCGCTAGCTGCTGTTCTGCCTGTGTCTGGTCAAAATAAGTTTGTAGTTGCCTAGCATTTTCGCGGAGCTTTTGCTCGGTTCGCTTGCGCTCAGATATATCCCGAATGACACCAATGATCATTCGTTGATTCTCGAGAGTGATCTGGGATAGGGAAATCGTGCCGGGAAACAGGTGGCCATCCTTGTGTAGCGCTTCGATCTCTCGCTCTTGGCCGATAGTCAGTTGCAGATTGACTGATCCAAAATTTCTAACAGCCTCTTCGTCTCCAGAAGCAGCAGTCGCCGGCATCAGCATGGATATGTTTTTTCCAACCATTTCGGCGCTGCTCCAGCCGAAAATACGTTCAGTGGACTGATTTACTGAAACGATTTTCCCGTCTTCGTCGCTTGTAATGATTGCGTCAAGCACGTTGTCCGAAATGGTTTGAACACGCCGTAGTGATTCGATTGACTGCTGCTGCAACGCGAGGGAGCGTTGCATGGACCGTAATTTCGCTTCGAGAACGACAAAATTGATTGGTTTGGTCAGATAGTCGTCGGCACCAGCATCAAGTCCTTCGACTAGATTCTCATCGCGATTGAGGGCTGAGAGAAAAATGACCGGGGTCCATCGGTCTCGGGTCATCGCTTTGATGCGGCGAGCAGCTTCGAAGCCGTCCATAACCGGCATCATGATGTCCAGCAATACCAAATCTGGAGACTCCGATTCGAACTTGCGCACAGCTTCTTCGCCGTTTTCAGCGAGAACGACGTCATGTCCGAGTTTTTTCAGGAAAACCTGAAGAATGTGCAGGTTGGTGCGGTTGTCATCAACTGCGAGCACCTTTATCTTGGTCATTATCGAATTCATGGTCGAGTCTTGCTCGCGGTCAACTTGGCGACAAAGCCGGGTTAATGCGGTGGTTTGTTCCGGAAGGCAATCGTATCATG
The Betaproteobacteria bacterium DNA segment above includes these coding regions:
- a CDS encoding SpoIIE family protein phosphatase, translating into MNSIMTKIKVLAVDDNRTNLHILQVFLKKLGHDVVLAENGEEAVRKFESESPDLVLLDIMMPVMDGFEAARRIKAMTRDRWTPVIFLSALNRDENLVEGLDAGADDYLTKPINFVVLEAKLRSMQRSLALQQQSIESLRRVQTISDNVLDAIITSDEDGKIVSVNQSTERIFGWSSAEMVGKNISMLMPATAASGDEEAVRNFGSVNLQLTIGQEREIEALHKDGHLFPGTISLSQITLENQRMIIGVIRDISERKRTEQKLRENARQLQTYFDQTQAEQQLALRLMEKQLHRSELQDPRLRYKVIAAENFSGDIVAASRSPDGRFYALLADATGHGLTAAISVLPVLALFYRMTTRSRSIRDIVLELNQQLKQSMPIGRFVAITLLSLDETTRKGDIWVGGTPEAFLFDRWGRVAQRFPSDNLPLGIVNNNELGGDPHHFSWEAESQLVLCSDGLLEATNPDNIQFGAEGLIAAAANTSPSSRFEKIETALIRHQSTCPASDDISLMLIDCP